One segment of Anatilimnocola aggregata DNA contains the following:
- a CDS encoding polyprenyl synthetase family protein, with protein sequence MSAAGSADEFAAYCQVWRQRVEQKLSDYTTYGDDCPSHLAAAIRHSLLAPAKRLRPLLVLMACEACGYDAEAALPAACAVEFIHTYSLIHDDLPAMDNDELRRGLPTCHVAYGEATAILAGDALLAQAFELIAKDIQPPAVAARCVLELAVAAGAGNLVGGQQDDLHPEHLAQNLAGLERIHRRKTGAMIEVSLRLGGLIAGVNTEQLQSLDKYGQCLGLAFQIVDDLLDLQGDESKMGKKTRKDSDAGKLTYPGLIGEDASRERATSLIAQARQAVAVFAPRAAHLEALARYVLERNH encoded by the coding sequence ATGTCCGCTGCTGGATCTGCCGACGAGTTCGCTGCCTATTGCCAAGTTTGGCGGCAGCGCGTCGAGCAGAAGTTAAGTGACTACACGACTTACGGTGACGATTGCCCGTCTCACTTGGCGGCGGCCATTCGCCATAGCCTGCTCGCTCCGGCCAAACGATTGCGCCCACTATTGGTGTTAATGGCTTGCGAGGCTTGCGGTTATGATGCTGAGGCGGCTCTGCCCGCCGCTTGTGCGGTTGAGTTCATTCACACCTATTCCCTGATTCATGACGACTTGCCGGCGATGGACAACGACGAGCTTCGTCGCGGTCTGCCGACCTGTCACGTGGCGTATGGGGAGGCGACGGCCATTTTGGCTGGCGACGCGTTGCTCGCCCAGGCGTTTGAACTGATCGCGAAGGACATTCAGCCTCCGGCAGTTGCCGCCCGTTGCGTTTTGGAATTGGCGGTGGCCGCGGGAGCGGGAAACCTGGTCGGCGGACAGCAGGATGACCTGCATCCCGAGCATCTGGCCCAGAATTTGGCGGGATTGGAGCGGATCCATCGGCGCAAAACGGGAGCCATGATTGAGGTCTCGCTGCGGCTGGGCGGCTTGATTGCCGGCGTGAATACCGAACAATTACAGAGCCTGGATAAGTACGGGCAATGCCTGGGATTAGCGTTTCAAATTGTGGATGACCTCTTGGACTTGCAAGGGGATGAGAGCAAGATGGGTAAGAAGACTCGCAAAGATTCAGACGCCGGGAAGTTGACCTATCCCGGATTGATCGGCGAGGATGCTAGCCGGGAGCGAGCGACAAGCTTGATTGCTCAGGCTCGGCAGGCAGTGGCGGTCTTCGCTCCGCGAGCGGCGCACCTGGAAGCGCTGGCCCGCTACGTGTTAGAAAGGAATCATTAA